The proteins below come from a single Metarhizium brunneum chromosome 1, complete sequence genomic window:
- the EPHX2_0 gene encoding Bifunctional epoxide hydrolase 2, whose translation MASKLVPNDPRVREETASIRGKQYNYILGEPTSTPIETVFLIHGFPDMNFGWRNQIPYLVSLGLRVVAPNMLGYAGTSRPDDLAQFSHKSISADIRELAIKFVGEDGQIVLGGHDWGGALVWRTVLWYPEIIKAVFSVCTPFAPPNPVWVPLEDHIAAGRLINFKYQLQLAGPDVERELQSEEKVRQFLNGMFGGWGEDGKMGFSTSEGVLFDNLPGLGPSPLVSKEELDHYAARYMLQSAPPMRGPLNWYRTRKINYEEELALTKDFKQISTPALFISATKDAALPPAMSAGMDRWFKDLTRGEVEASHWALTQTGDEVNKLIGAWLNKVLDGAVRASL comes from the coding sequence atggcatcTAAACTAGTTCCCAACGACCCACGGGTCCGCGAGGAGACCGCCTCCATCCGCGGCAAGCAGTACAACTACATCCTCGGGGAGCCGACGTCGACCCCCATCGAGaccgtcttcctcatccacGGCTTCCCCGACATGAATTTCGGCTGGCGCAACCAGATACCGTACCTGGTGTCTCTCGGCCTGCGCGTCGTGGCCCCCAACATGCTCGGGTACGCGGGGACCTCGCGACCAGATGACCTTGCCCAGTTCTCGCACAAGAGCATCTCAGCAGACATCAGGGAGCTGGCCATCAAGTTCGTCGGCGAAGACGGACAAATCGTGCTCGGCGGGCATGACTGGGGCGGTGCTCTCGTCTGGCGAACTGTCCTCTGGTATCCGGAGATTATCAAGGCAGTCTTCAGCGTGTGTACGCCCTTTGCACCGCCGAATCCCGTCTGGGTCCCGCTGGAGGACCACATTGCCGCCGGCCGACTGATCAACTTCAAGTACCAGCTGCAGCTTGCGGGGCCGGATGTCGAGAGAGAGCTCCAGAGCGAGGAGAAGGTGCGGCAGTTCCTGAATGGCATGTTTGGCGGCTGGGGGGAGGACGGAAAGATGGGCTTCTCTACTAGCGAGGGCGTGCTTTTTGATAACCTGCCTGGCTTGGGGCCCTCGCCGCTCGTTTccaaggaggagctggatcATTATGCTGCTCGGTACATGCTGCAGAGTGCACCGCCGATGAGGGGCCCCTTGAATTGGTATAGGACGAGGAAGATTAACTATGAGGAGGAACTGGCCTTGACCAAGGACTTTAAGCAGATTAGTACGCCGGCGCTGTTTATTAGTGCGACAAAAGATGCTGCGTTGCCGCCCGCAATGTCAGCCGGTATGGATAGGTGGTTCAAGGATTTGACGAGGGGAGAGGTCGAGGCTTCACATTGGGCCCTAACACAGACGGGGGATGAGGTGAATAAGTTGATTGGAGCGTGGTTAAACAAGGTTTTGGATGGGGCGGTGAGGGCTTCTTTGTAG
- the hrk1 gene encoding Serine/threonine-protein kinase haspin → MPRTKVTVKYGKRSTRTKAERLFAELPQSPVRKPVVVDIDETIASVTEKLSTVQIEGAPKQPRRSPRKSVKRIEIIDDATDSSDTPEDLGDSDYRNSKGDSQDAASRSNDTSEEDGKENLLDEIAGDISLRILTWDEVCPPGDRIEKIAEASYAEVYRVTNERGTSVIKVIRLTSPIKPQTKAQVRSKLVDEEPHSEEDVNGELQISEWLADIPGFVVYKERYIVQGKTSRALLETHQVFQRRMKRKDPGRAQFYPSPSRYLDDTKFLVVELGDAGTALEDWELRNESELWDIFFLEAIALARAEELAMFEHRDLHEGNLCIRQARPRTQRKPGSQGYFGYSGVDITILDYGLSRAEDLSIDLAKPIAYDLERDLGLFTSTHAAQCRVYRQMRSFLLRADRKCLPPEAHKTPYAKGVDGPLCWEAYVPYTNVLWLAYLYEYLLDNFRGDAKELAHFEEQTADMWAYLNPDADDSVPCFGAAGDIVCFAVESGWIREEQLIGSEASMIEREDSIIVSKEDGDVDVLSRRLSKRL, encoded by the exons ATGCCTCGAACAAAAGTCACAGTAAAATATGGCAAACGGTCGACGCGGACCAAGGCCGAACGTCTATTCGCCGAGCTGCCCCAGAGTCCAGTGCGAAAACCAGTAGTTGTGGACATCGACGAAACTATAGCTTCAGTGACAGAAAAGCTGTCGACAGTGCAAATAGAAGGCGCACCAAAGCAGCCACGAAGATCACCTCGGAAAAGCGTCAAGCGAATAGAAATCATAGATGATGCGACCGACTCCTCAGACACCCCAGAAGACCTAGGCGACTCGGACTATAGAAACTCCAAGGGCGATTCTCAAGACGCCGCCTCTCGAAGCAATGACACCAGCGAGGAAGACGGGAAAGAGAATTTACTGGACGAAATAGCTGGCGACATATCACTGCGGATTTTGACCTGGGACGAGGTCTGCCCCCCAGGAGACCGCATAGAGAAGATCGCAGAGGCCTCCTACGCAGAGGTATACCGCGTCACAAATGAGCGAGGAACCAGTGTGATTAAGGTTATCCGTTTAACCTCGCCGATCAAACCCCAGACCAAAGCCCAGGTGCGATCCAAGCTTGTCGACGAAGAGCCTCATTCCGAGGAGGATGTCAACGGCGAGTTGCAGATATCCGAGTGGTTGGCCGACATCCCTGGGTTTGTGGTATACAAGGAGAGATATATCGTCCAAGGAAAGACGTCGAGAGCGTTACTCGAGACGCACCAAGTGTTCCAGAGGCGGATGAAGAGAAAGGACCCTGGACGAGCACAGTTCTATCCATCACCAAGTCGGTATCTGGACGATACCAAATTTTTGGTTGTCGAGTTGGGGGATGCTGGCACTGCGTTGGAGGATTGGGAGTTGAGAAACGAGAGTGAGCTATGGGATATTTTcttcctcgaggccattgctTTGGCCAGGGCGGAGGAGCTCGCCATGTTTGAG CATCGAGATCTTCATGAGGGCAACTTGTGTATCAGACAAGCACGGCCCCGGACGCAAAGGAAACCTGGATCGCAGGGATACTTTGGCTATTCAGGTGTCGACATCACCATCCTGGACTACGGACTGTCACGAGCGGAGGATCTGTCCATCGACCTTGCAAAACCGATTGCCTACGACCTGGAGCGGGATCTTGGTTTATTCACGAGCACCCATGCTGCGCAATGCAGAGTATACCGTCAGATGCGGTCTTTCCTGCTTCGAGCGGACCGCAAGTGTCTTCCCCCCGAGGCACACAAGACCCCCTATGCCAAGGGAGTCGACGGGCCACTTTGCTGGGAGGCATACGTGCCATACACTAATGTGCTGTGGTTGGCTTATCTTTACGAATATCTGCTTGATAACTTTCGAGGGGACGCGAAGGAGCTGGCGCATTTTGAGGAACAGACGGCCGATATGTGGGCGTACTTGAACCCCGATGCCGACGACAGTGTGCCCTGCTTCGGCGCCGCAGGCGACATTGTGTGCTTTGCCGTCGAATCGGGCTGGATCCGGGAAGAACAGCTCATCGGGTCAGAGGCGTCCATGATTGAGAGAGAGGATAGCATCATTGTATCGAAAGAAGATGGGGACGTAGACGTGTTGTCGAGGCGGTTGTCGAAGAGGTTATGA
- the ECM15_0 gene encoding protein ECM15, protein MGWTPTSDLWPPDLLPLDITPKLERRRRTRPVEFKQPRIPAIARYSPTGMDYNAVPTPEACYADFCLIPVGTGNVSVAEEVAQVQRVLEASGLKYTLHSAGTTVEGSWDDVMAAIGKAHAVVHQRGVVRVQSSMRVGSRTDKKQTAEDKVKRVEDLLGNKS, encoded by the exons ATGGGATGGACACCAACTTCAGACCTTTGGCCACCAGACCTGCTGCCGCTCGACATTACACCAAAGCTagaacgacgacgacggacCCGTCCTGTCGAGTTCAAGCAGCCCCGTATCCCGGCGATCGCACGGTATTCTCCCACAGGGATGGACTACAACGCCGTTCCCACCCCCGAGGCGTGCTACGCCGACTTTTGTCTCATCCCG GTCGGCACGGGCAATGTCTcggtggcggaggaggtCGCGCAGGTCCAGCGCGTCCTGGAAGCCAGCGGGTTGAAGTACACTCTTCACTCGGCGGGCACGACCGTCG AGGGCAGCTGGGACGACGTCATGGCGGCTATTGGCAAGGCGCATGCGGTTGTGCATCAGAGGGGCGTGGTGAGGGTGCAGTCGAGCATGCGCGTGGGCAGTAG GAcggacaagaagcagacggccgaggacaaggtcaagaggGTGGAGGACTTGTTGGGAAACAAGAGTTGA
- the cdc37_0 gene encoding Hsp90 co-chaperone Cdc37, producing MPVDYSKWDALELSDDSDIEVHPNVDKRSFIRAKQSQIHQERQQRKLQIEAYKYERLIHDGLLKRISSLLSSLRTHASEAAGRNPGEIAFKAVMETAGDPKDDQVPPRPEGLHSDGKEPKTYSQMMAALLDEVNKALDAKKPDDRYQAMITELQGHVDKINEMQRELTPKLEKLLKEEGKKITSADIHTGFDSSHVAKAKPSEKKGASTEVELLNPNALSSDSQSPSDKAKIDEEAEVEASPAAKKFAQIDSNDYTASLQFLSQNPQILTEKETDGLLVLAFDAALEKKDGYCRQYVHQALLLQYCRLLGKDGVRLFFQRVTTKGHQAQTVFYDDVRDTYTRIEKRAQEIIAQRAEEPEEGVEQIQLHAVEPGTVIQIKVPSAESQDTDEQHAREIFDGFKPEMKKALESGNLDEVNKVLGQMKVEAAEELVALFGEANILSLEEQIIDATTEEGQKQLKELEAAAKAEAEAEAEAAGPVGDPE from the exons ATGCCTGTCGACTATAGCAAATGG GACGCGCTGGAGCTCAGCGACGACTCCGATATCGAAGTCCATCCTAATGTAGACAAGCGATCCTTTATCCGTGCCAAGCAAAGCCAAATCCACCAAGAGCGACAGCAACGCAAGCTCCAGATCGAAGCGTACAAATACGAGCGGCTCATCCACGATGGCCTTCTGAAGCGCATTTCGTCCCTGCTGTCGTCGTTGAGGACACACGCTTCGGAGGCTGCGGGCAGAAACCCTGGTGAGATTGCATTCAAGGCTGTTATGGAAACGGCCGGTGACCCCAAGGACGACCAGGTTCCTCCACGACCTGAAGGACTACACAGCGACGGCAAGGAGCCCAAAACGTATTCACAGATGATGGCTGCTCTGCTGGACGAGGTGAACAAGGCGCTTGACGCGAAGAAGCCCGATGACCGATATCAGGCAATGATTACAGAGCTTCAAGGCCACGTGGACAAGATTAATGAGATGCAAAGGGAGCTTACGCCGAAACTCGAGAAGCTTCTTAAAgaggagggaaagaaaaTTACAAGTGCCGACATTCACACTGGATTCGACAGTTCACACGTTGCGAAAGCAAAGCCGTCTGAGAAGAAGGGTGCGTCCACAGAGGTGGAGCTTTTGAACCCCAATGCTTTATCTTCAGACTCGCAGTCACCCAGCGACAAGGCGAAGATTGACGAGGAGGCAGAGGTCGAGGCTTCTCCTGCTGCTAAGAAGTTTGCCCAGATTGACTCCAACGACTACACTGCCAGTCTGCAGTTCCTCTCACAAAACCCACAGATCTTGACGGAGAAGGAGACGGACGGCCTTTTGGTGCTGGCCTTTGACGCAGCACTGGAAAAGAAGGATGGCTACTGTCGTCAATATGTCCACCAGGCTCTATTATTACAGTACTGCAGGCTGCTCGGCAAAGACGGGGTTAGACTATTCTTCCAGAGAGTCACAACCAAGGGTCACCAGGCGCAGACCGTATTTTATGATGATGTCCGAGACACTTACACGCGCATTGAGAAGCGGGCGCAGGAGATTATTGCACAGCGCGCCGAGGAACCCGAGGAAGGCGTTGAACAGATTCAGCTGCATGCCGTTGAACCGGGGACCGTTATTCAAATCAAGGTGCCTTCAGCCGAGAGCCAGGACACTGATGAACAGCATGCCCGGGAAATCTTTGACGGATTCAAGccggagatgaagaaggcccTGGAGTCGGGGAATCTGGATGAAGTGAACAAGGTTCTAGGTCAGATGAAGGTCGAAGCGGCTGAGGAGTTGGTTGCGCTGTTTGGAGAG GCCAACATCCTTAGTCTTGAGGAACAGATTATAGATGCTACGACAGAGGAAGGCCAAAAACAGTTGAAGGAGCTGGAagcggcggccaaggcagaggcagaggcagaggccgaggccgcgggACCTGTGGGAGATCCTGAATGA
- the sudA gene encoding Chromosome segregation protein sudA, which yields MYIKQIIIQGFKSYKEQTVIEPFSPKTNVIVGRNGSGKSNFFAAMRFVLSDAYTQMSREERQGLLHEGSGSAVMSAYVEIIFDNSDDRFPTGNKEVVLRRTIGLKKDEYSVDRKVVTKTDVMNLLEAAGFSRSNPYYIVPQGRVTALTNMKESDRLNLLKEVAGTHVYEARRAESLKIMNETNNKREKIDELLEYIKERLSELEEEKEELRGFQDKDRERRCLEYAYHHREQVTIQSALEDIDNARQDGLDTSDSSRSEFLKGEKAIAKLDAEIHNLQRELELLQIDRRQHEEDRRDGAKALAKVELKVKDLKDGQSALEQARSQHEAELQSVQAEMSEKESQLAKILPDYNKKKQQESDVRRQLDTAEASRARLFSKQTRGSRFKNKSERDAWLKSEIEELDMTMSTQKANKLEAEEEVARVRKSIDQTEKEVADLRSRLANWSGDRVRLAEEATQARAHLDKLNDERKLIRREEDKLNSVIANARQEKDQAEREMSHTIDGATARGLATIRRLKAEQDIPGAYGTLADLLEVNEAYRLPVEQTAGASLFHYVVDNADTATYLADILFKQRGGRVTFMPLAQLRPRQITFPRSNDAVPLISKIQYDHKFEKAFQQVFGKTVVCINLAVASQYARSHGVDGITAEGDTTNKRGAMTGGYIDPRKSRLEAVHSANKWRQEYESLIAQSRDLRRQIELKDQEITGAMSELQKLEQRLRQADDGFEPLKHELRNKSAHVENERSRLDAALVRRDLVDKNLNGFLEEIAAHEAEIGTEFKKNITPAEEQELEQLSTLSQQLQKQWNDLSNQRRKLERTKQFLEVDLRQNLQLKLDQLSSQAFENSTSGGSSGGMKEAQRELKKAQKSLHAVEANLQETEGKMEQLVGRIDELSGEKSQREQRQNELSTRIEKQQKRMEKTMQRKALLTTQAAECAKNIRELGVLPEEAFDKYENMEANMITNKLKRVNEALKKYKHVNKKAFEQYNNFTTQQDQLMKRRKELDASQDSIEELVEHLDRRKDEAIERTFKQVSKEFATIFGKLVPAGHGRLVIQRRADRRQEPEESEEEARGSVENYTGVGISVSFNSKHLDEQQRIQQLSGGQKSLCALCLIFALQQTESSPMVIFDEVDANLDAQYRTAVAALLESISNEAGTQFICTTFRPEIVHVADKCYGVTFHNKTSSINCYSEEDALNFVEGQAKPTGTL from the exons ATGTATATCAAACAGATCATTATCCAGGGCTTCAAGAG TTACAAGGAGCAAACTGTTATCGAGCCCTTCTCTCCCAAAACGAACGTCATCGTTGGCCGCAATGGCTCCGGAAAAAGTAACTTTTTCGCGGCAATGCGATTTGTCCTGAGTGATGCATACACTCAGATGAGCCGCGAAGAGCGCCAGGGTCTGCTTCACGAGGGTTCAGGTTCGGCAGTCATGTCCGCGTACGTCGAGATCATTTTCGACAACAGCGACGATCGTTTTCCTACAGGCAACAAGGAAGTTGTTTTGCGCCGAACTATCGGACTGAAGAAGGATGAGTACTCCGTGGACCGCAAGGTCGTTACCAAGACGGATGTAATGAATCTCCTCGAGGCTGCGGGATTCTCACGCTCGAACCCCTACTACATTGTTCCACAAGGTCGTGTCACGGCGTTGACCAACATGAAGGAGTCTGACAGACTAAATTTGCTGAAAGAAGTTGCTGGCACTCACGTGTACGAAGCACGTCGCGCTGAGTCACTCAAAATCATGAACGAGACCAACAACAAGCGAGAAAAAATCGATGAACTACTGGAATATATCAAAGAGCGACTAAGCGAactcgaagaagaaaaggaagaacTGCGAGGCTTCCAGGACAAGGATAGGGAGAGGAGATGTCTTGAATACGCATACCACCATCGGGAGCAGGTGACCATCCAGTCTGCTCTGGAGGATATTGACAATGCTAGACAAGATGGTCTGGACACCAGCGACTCAAGCCGTTCAGAATTTTTGAAGGGAGAGAAGGCGATTGCAAAACTGGATGCCGAGATTCACAACCTGCAACGGGAGTTGGAGCTCCTGCAGATCGATCGTCGCCAACACGAAGAAGATAGGCGAGATGGTGCCAAGGCTCTAGCCAAGGTTGAACTTAAAGTAAAGGACCTGAAGGATGGACAGTCTGCTCTAGAACAAGCTCGTTCGCAGCACGAAGCCGAACTGCAATCGGTGCAGGCGGAGATGTCTGAGAAAGAAAGTCAGTTGGCTAAAATTCTGCCTGACTACAATAAAAAGAAACAGCAAGAAAGTGATGTGAGAAGGCAACTGGATACGGCTGAGGCATCACGGGCTCGGCTCTTCTCCAAGCAAACTCGCGGTTCACGTTTTAAGAACAAGTCAGAGCGCGATGCCTGGTTGAAGTCTGAAATTGAAGAGTTGGACATGACAATGAGCACCCAGAAGGCCAACAAGCTGgaagccgaagaagaagttgcTAGGGTTCGGAAATCCATTGATCAGACGGAGAAGGAGGTGGCTGATTTACGGTCTCGTCTTGCCAACTGGAGTGGCGACCGAGTCCGGTTGGCAGAGGAAGCAACGCAAGCCAGGGCCCATCTGGATAAGTTGAATGACGAACGGAAGCTTATCCGTCGTGAAGAAGACAAATTAAATTCTGTCATTGCCAATGCCCGACAGGAGAAGGACCAAGCCGAAAGGGAAATGTCACACACCATAGATGGTGCAACAGCCCGCGGCCTGGCTACCATTCGTCGCCTCAAGGCGGAGCAAGATATCCCCGGCGCATATGGAACACTGGCCGACCTGCTTGAGGTGAATGAAGCATATCGACTGCCCGTTGAACAGACTGCGGGTGCTAGCTTGTTTCACTACGTTGTTGACAACGCTGATACTGCGACATACCTAGCCGATATTCTGTTCAAGCAACGTGGTGGTCGAGTTACCTTCATGCCGTTGGCTCAATTACGACCCCGACAAATAACTTTCCCCCGCTCCAATGACGCCGTGCCCTTGATAAGCAAGATTCAGTATGATCACAAGTTTGAAAAGGCGTTCCAGCAAGTGTTCGGCAAGACTGTCGTCTGTATCAACTTAGCTGTGGCTTCCCAGTATGCTCGCAGCCATGGGGTAGATGGTATCACGGCCGAAGGTGATACTACCAACAAGCGAGGTGCAATGACTGGTGGTTATATTGATCCTCGCAAGTCACGTCTGGAAGCAGTGCATTCCGCGAACAAATGGCGACAGGAGTATGAGAGTCTAATAGCACAGTCCCGAGATTTGCGAAGGCAGATTGAGCTCAAAGATCAAGAAATCACAGGTGCCATGTCTGAGCTACAAAAGCTGGAGCAGCGGTTACGCCAAGCTGATGACGGTTTTGAGCCACTGAAGCATGAGTTGCGAAACAAATCTGCCCATGTCGAGAACGAGAGATCCCGTCTCGACGCCGCTTTAGTTCGCCGGGATTTGGTGGACAAAAACCTGAATGGGTTTCTGGAAGAAATTGCAGCACACGAAGCTGAAATAGGCACCGAgtttaaaaagaatattacTCCTgcagaagaacaagagcTGGAGCAGCTGAGTACCCTCTCGCAACAGTTGCAAAAGCAGTGGAACGACTTGAGTAACCAGCGAAGAAAGCTCGAAAGGACAAAACAATTTCTCGAGGTTGATTTGCGTCAAAATCTTCAACTGAAACTTGATCAACTGAGCAGTCAGGCCTTCGAGAACTCGACATCCGGTGGGTCATCTGGAGGTATGAAAGAGGCACAACGCGAGTTGAAGAAAGCTCAAAAGTCACTCCACGCTGTCGAAGCCAATCTCCAGGAGACTGAAGGGAAAATGGAACAGCTTGTTGGACGGATTGACGAGCTCAGTGGAGAGAAGTCGCAGAGAGAGCAACGTCAAAACGAACTCTCTACAAGAATagagaagcagcagaagaggatggagaagaCAATGCAAAGAAAAGCGCTTCTTACAACACAGGCTGCCGAATGCGCCAAGAATATTAGAGAGTTGGGCGTGCTCCCAGAAGAAGCATTCGACAAATACGAGAATATGGAAGCCAATATG ATCACCAACAAACTGAAGCGGGTTAATGAAGCTCTGAAGAAGTACAAGCATGTCAACAAGAAGGCATTCGAGCAGTATAACAACTTTACGACGCAGCAAGACCAGCTCATGAAGCGACGAAAGGAATTAGATGCGTCACAAGATTCAATCGAGGAGCTTGTCGAGCATTTGGATCGACGTAAGGATGAGGCCATCGAGCGTACCTTCAAGCAGGTCTCCAAAGAGTTTGCAACCATCTTCGGCAAGCTAGTTCCCGCTGGCCATGGACGTCTGGTCATCCAGAGAAGAGCCGATCGCCGCCAGGAACCTGAGGAATCTGAGGAAGAGGCGCGCGGCAGTGTCGAAAATTACACTGGCGTAGGGATCAGCGTTTCGTTCAACTCCAAGCATCTGGACGAACAGCAGAGAATCCAACAACTCAGTGGCGGACAAAAGA GTTTATGTGCCCTTTGTCTCATCTTTGCCCTGCAACAGACTGAGAGCAGTCCCATGGTCATTTTTGACGAGGTAGATGCAAATCTAGACGCCCAATATCGTACCGCCGTTGCCGCTTTACTAGAATCTATTTCTAACGAAGCCGGCACACAATTTATCTGCACCACTTTCCGTCCTGAAATTGTCCACGTGGCAGACAAGTGCTACGGTGTGACGTTCCACAATAAGACAAGTTCTATCAATTGTTACAGCGAGGAAGATGCTCTGAACTTTGTCGAGGGGCAAGCCAAGCCTACCGGAACATTGTAG
- the MRPL17 gene encoding mitochondrial 54S ribosomal protein mL46 — MTASSRGRRALQGALSASPNVCSRCATSTRIATRFYSSTTAATTNLSPDAAAPPPTRATPPYDVRSGLILTRPPLLTRKLHPFENAFFFYQKRLEERLNTPFITSIYFKPDTARRLDWSLKVGERQGTVAKDIGVYNGKGSMAWDDELKVGDQLSSQDSVLNSLLKDAEARVSDDAEVIAAEDVVPVERPVERETEADKKGDVKRLDRQLERTLYLVVKGKDGWMFPADVVSRDENLHEAAQRVLDQAAGVNMNTWIVGRVPVAHVVKQPVQTADGTVQTRGQKTFFLKGRIMAGQADLKGNPFGYTDFKWLTREELEKELSPEYFRGVRNMMSDR, encoded by the exons ATGACTGCATCAAGTAGGGGCCGACGTGCTCTGCAAGGCGCCTTATCAG CTTCCCCCAACGTCTGCTCAAGATGCGCTACGAGCACTCGAATAGCCACCCGCTTCTACTCCTCTACCACAGCGGCGACGACCAATCTGTCACCAGATGCCGCGGCACCCCCTCCTACGCGAGCAACGCCCCCATACGACGTGCGGTCCGGTCTCATCCTCACCCGCCCTCCTCTCCTGACACGAAAGCTTCACCCTTTTGAAAACGCCTTTTTCTTCTACCAGAAACGTCTGGAGGAGCGCCTCAACACTCCCTTCATCACTAGCATTTACTTTAAGCCTGACACTGCGCGACGCTTGGACTGGAGCCTCAAGGTCGGCGAGCGCCAAGGCACGGTGGCCAAGGATATCGGCGTGTATAATGGCAAGGGCTCAATGGCGTGGGATGACGAGCTGAAGGTTGGCGATCAACTCAGTAGCCAGGACAGCGTTCTGAACAGTCTGCTCAAGGATGCAGAGGCCCGTGTcagcgacgacgccgaggtAATCGCTGCCGAGGACGTGGTGCCCGTCGAAAGACCCGTAGAGAGAGAGACCGAGGCCGATAAAAAGGGCGACGTGAAGAGATTGGACAGGCAGCTCGAAAGGACGCTGTATTTGGTTGTCAAAGGGAAGGATGGGTGGATGTTCCCGGCTGATGTTGTTTCCAGGGACGAGAACCTGCACGAG GCCGCCCAGAGAGTCTTGGACCAAGCTGCCGGAGTAAACATGAATACTTGGATCGTCGGCCGCGTCCCCGTTGCCCACGTCGTCAAACAACCAGTCCAGACTGCCGACGGCACCGTTCAGACCCGCGGTCAAAAGACCTTCTTCCTCAAGGGGAGAATAATGGCTGGCCAGGCTGATTTGAAGGGAAATCCTTTCGGATACACCGACTTCAAGTGGTTGACAAGGGAAGAATTGGAAAAGGAGCTGTCGCCTGAATACTTCCGTGGTGTGCGAAACATGATGTCGGATAGGtag